A stretch of the Hippocampus zosterae strain Florida chromosome 18, ASM2543408v3, whole genome shotgun sequence genome encodes the following:
- the LOC127591266 gene encoding ankyrin-1-like isoform X2 produces the protein MAQAAKQLRKTKDLAEAAAQEQREKEEQKIKKRNRSRDRRRKADTTTSFLRAARSGNLDKALDHIKNGIDINIANQNGLNGLHLASKEGHVKMVLELLHSGIELEATTKKGNTALHIAALAGQEKVVAELVNYGANVNAQSHKGFSPLYMAAQENHLEVVKFLLENSANQSLPTEDGFTPLAVALQQGHENVVALLINYGTKGKVRLPALHIAARNDDTRTAAVLLQNDPNPDVLSKTGFTPLHIAAHYENMSVAQLLLNRGANVHFTPKNGITPLHIASRRGNMMMVRLLLDRGAQIDAKTKDELTPLHCAARNGHVRIIEILLEHGAPIQAKTKNGLSPIHMAAQGDHMDCVRQLLQYNAEIDDITLDHLTPLHVAAHCGHHRMGKVLLDKGAKANARALNGFTPLHIACKKNHMRSMDLLLKHSASLEAVTESGLTPLHVAAFMGHLNIVKNLLQRGASPNASNVKVETPLHMASRAGHCEVAQFLLQNSAQVDARAKDDQTPLHCAARMGHKELVKLLLEHKANPDSSTTAGHTPLHIAAREGHIHTIRILLDAGAQQTKMTKKGFTPLHVASKYGKVDVAELLLERGANPNAAGKNGLTALHVAVHHNNLDVVKLLVSKGGSAHSNARNGYTPLHIAAKQNQMEVASCLLQNGASPNAESLQGITPLHLASQEGRPDIVALLISKQANVNLGNKNGLTPLHLVAQEGHVGIADTLVKQGASVYAASRMGYTPLHVACHYGNIKMVKFLLQQQAHVNSKTRMGYTPLHQAAQQGHTDIVTLLLKHGARPNEITSNGTSPLGIAKRLGYISVIDVLKLVTEESVSAITIEKHRMSFPETVDEILDVSEDEGVAQLTLGDELLGMDGARYLKLDDFKDQDDDFLSPKKTLKDFEGGVGTTPYSPAIPRIPCVSPETVLLDQHTPIPLPKEYDEDSLIPSSPATETSDNVSPVASPIHTGFLVSFMVDARGGSMRGSRHHGLRVIIPPRTCAAPTRITCRLVKPQKLTTPPPLVEGEGLASRIISLGPSSMQFLGPVIVEIPHFASLARGDRELVVLRSENGSVWKEHRNRYGDEVLETILNGMDEDLESQEELEKKRIRRIISTDFPLYFAVVSRIQQESDLIGPEGGRLSSKLVPHVEAIFPETAVTKRVRLGLQAQPIPDELLTRQLGNQATFSPVVTIEPRRRKFHRPIGLRIPLPPSWRESPRDAGEGDTTSLRLLCSVIGGTAPAQWEDITGTTKLMYANSCANFTTNVSARFWLADCPRTAEAVTFANLLYRELMAVPYMAKFVIFAKMNEAREGRLRCYCMTDDKMDKTLELHENFTEVARSRDIELMEGMPLHLECSGNLVPIRKATQQPRTFSFQAFRDNRLPVSVKVRDSNKDATGFLSFLRKCTKYEDAQHVLCNLNIAMPPCIKVVGSEERRRTLTPLALRERYSALNEPSLATVNAMERTEVKINIISEQLGLSWAELARELQFGVDDINRIRVENPNSLLDQSLALLNLWVAREGKRAKMESLYTALKNIDRADIVSSLEAQATQLAPGSSEEGACRLGDRDSTLLSPGTINEVTDTRPSRLVHKPRVIRPPFFRRGYGLVQEELLSPASMQYSLPSPLGAEPYWQEVSSLECAPIAATEEDTLMEMSDVHVWPTGLSPSLVTVEDSSLDGSSRADDSEGATLSLPCSLGRPSSGASGASSSLMELEEEEEEEEEEEGEVEEEEAPLEPVGALAERDRVRASGAVPKVNLNGQLGGQRSDGRRGEAPARGGGAKRGGAGLGSVEGICVVTGQQMYAEASPLSRVGEHNGDNRLVGGGAFQPYLPDKDSLQGWVGSVSTGRNKSAPGLHAAQEALLTPVCDTAYSQVLREHLLRGKGLGFSYRQTGERAWEQEWRRGKREEKDDCAADERGSTLNRKDKRATAKASSTKPCPERKGK, from the exons GCTGACACAACCACCAGCTTCCTGCGCGCCGCTCGCTcaggcaacctggacaaagctCTGGATCACATCAAGAATGGAATAGACATCAATATAGCGAATCAA AACGGTCTCAACGGCTTACATCTGGCCTCGAAAGAGGGTCACGTGAAAATGGTCCTGGAGCTCCTTCACTCGGGCATCGAACTCGAAGCCACCACCAAG AAAGgcaacactgctctccatatCGCGGCGCTGGCGGGCCAGGAGAAAGTGGTGGCTGAGCTGGTCAATTATGGCGCAAACGTTAACGCCCAGTCACAt AAAGGGTTTAGTCCTCTCTACATGGCAGCACAGGAAAATCATCTCGAGGTGGTCAAGTTCCTGCTTGAGAACAGCGCCAATCAGAGTCTGCCCACCGAG GACGGCTTCACCCCTCTGGCGGTGGCCCTGCAGCAGGGCCATGAAAACGTTGTAGCACTGCTCATTAACTATGGCACCAAAGGCAAGGTCCGCCTCCCTGCACTGCACATCGCTGCCCGAAATGACGACACGCGCACCGCCGCTGTGCTCCTGCAGAACGACCCGAATCCTGATGTTCTCAGCAAG ACTGGTTTCACCCCTCTACATATCGCAGCCCACTATGAGAATATGAGCGTAGCCCAGCTGCTACTTAACAGAGGAGCCAACGTTCACTTCACCCCGAAG AATGGCATCACACCACTTCATATCGCCTCCAGGAGGGGCAATATGATGATGGTCAGACTCCTGCTGGACAGAGGGGCCCAGATAGATGCCAAAACaaag GATGAATTGACTCCGCTTCACTGTGCAGCTCGAAATGGACACGTTCGCATCATTGAGATCCTGCTGGAACACGGTGCGCCCATCCAAGCTAAAACCAAG AATGGTCTGTCCCCCATCCACATGGCAGCTCAGGGGGATCACATGGACTGCGTTAGACAGCTACTACAATACAACGCCGAGATCGACGACATCACGCTGGACCATTTAACCCCTCTTCATGTAGCGGCCCACTGTGGTCACCATCGCATGGGCAAAGTTCTTCTGGACAAGGGGGCCAAAGCCAATGCTCGAGCTCTG AATGGATTCACACCACTCCATATTGCATGCAAGAAGAACCATATGCGCTCAATGGATTTGCTGCTCAAACACTCTGCTTCCCTCGAAGCCGTCACAGAG TCTGGCCTCACTCCTCTCCATGTAGCAGCTTTCATGGGTCACTTGAACATAGTGAAGAACCTGCTCCAGAGAGGGGCTTCACCTAATGCTTCCAATGTG AAGGTGGAGACCCCCCTCCACATGGCCTCCAGAGCAGGACACTGTGAAGTTGCCCAGTTTTTGTTGCAGAACTCAGCACAAGTGGATGCTAGGGCTAAG GACGACCAAACCCCCCTTCACTGTGCGGCTCGAATGGGACACAAGGAGCTGGTCAAGCTACTTCTTGAACACAAGGCTAACCCTGACTCGTCCACCACTGCAGGGCACACTCCCTTGCACATCGCCGCACGGGAAGGACACATCCACACGATTCGCATTTTGTTGGACGCTGGAGCACAGCAGACCAAAATGACTAAG AAAGGCTTCACGCCCCTCCACGTGGCCTCTAAATACGGAAAAGTAGACGTAGCGGAGCTCCTTCTTGAGAGAGGTGCCAATCCCAATGCGGCGGGCAAG AATGGTCTGACAGCCCTGCATGTGGCAGTTCACCACAACAACCTGGATGTTGTTAAGCTCCTGGTCAGCAAGGGAGGATCCGCACATAGCAACGCTCGG AATGGTTACACTCCTCTCCATATAGCAGCCAAACAGAATCAGATGGAAGTAGCCAGTTGCCTGCTGCAGAACGGGGCATCGCCCAATGCCGAGTCCCTCCAAGGCATCACGCCCCTGCACTTGGCCTCACAAGAGGGACGGCCCGACATTGTGGCTCTACTCATCTCCAAGCAAGCGAACGTAAATCTAGGAAACAAG AATGGATTGACCCCTCTCCATCTGGTGGCGCAAGAGGGCCACGTGGGCATTGCCGACACGCTAGTCAAACAGGGAGCGTCTGTTTATGCTGCTTCGCGG ATGGGTTACACACCCCTTCACGTGGCCTGTCACTATGGTAACATCAAAATGGTCAAGTTCCTGCTGCAGCAGCAGGCGCATGTGAATAGCAAAACACGG ATGGGCTACACACCGTTGCACCAAGCAGCTCAGCAGGGTCACACCGATATTGTCACCCTGCTGTTAAAACACGGGGCCCGGCCCAATGAGATTACGTCG AATGGGACGTCTCCACTGGGCATCGCAAAACGTCTTGGTTACATCTCTGTCATCGACGTGCTTAAACTGGTGACTGAGGAATCCGTCTCAGCG ATCACCATCGAAAAGCATCGGATGAGTTTTCCTGAGACGGTGGATGAGATTTTGGACGTCTCCGAGGATGAAG GGGTCGCCCAGCTAACGTTAG GCGACGAGTTGCTCGGAATGGACGGAGCGCGCTATTTGAAGCTTGATGATTTCAAGGATCAAGACGATGACTTCCTCTCTCCTAAGAAGACGCTTAAAGATTTTGAAGGTGGTGTGGGGACCAC TCCCTACTCTCCCGCCATTCCCAGGATCCCTTGCGTGTCGCCGGAAACCGTTCTTCTCGATCAG CACACCCCCATTCCGCTGCCGAAGGAGTATGACGAAGACTCTCTTATCCCGAGCAGTCCAGCCACAGAAACCTCAGACAATGTCAGCCCTGTGGCCAGCCCCATTCACACTGG CTTCCTGGTGAGCTTCATGGTAGACGCCCGCGGAGGCTCCATGCGAGGCAGCAGACATCACGGCCTGCGAGTGATCATCCCTCCTCGGACCTGCGCCGCACCGACACGCATCACCTGCCGCCTGGTCAAACCCCAGAAGTTGACCACACCCCCTCCActggtggagggcgagggcCTTGCCAGCCGTATCATCTCGCTGGGTCCGTCCAGCATGCAGTTCCTTGG GCCAGTTATCGTGGAGATCCCACACTTTGCctcactggctcgaggggaccgCGAGCTCGTGGTCCTCCGTAGTGAGAACGGCTCCGTCTGGAAAGAACACCGGAATCGCTACGGCGATGAAGTGCTGGAAACCATCCTGAATGGCATGGATGAAG ACCTCGAAAGTCAAGaggagttggaaaaaaaacggattcgTCGGATCATCTCCACTGACTTCCCACTGTACTTTGCCGTGGTTTCCCGCATTCAGCAAGAGAGCGATCTGATTGGTCCAGAGGGCGGTCGTCTGAGCAGTAAACTGGTGCCCCACGTTGAGGCCATTTTTCCCGAGACGGCTGTCACCAAAAGAGTGAGACTGGGACTGCAG GCCCAGCCCATCCCCGATGAGTTGCTGACTCGACAACTCGGCAACCAGGCGACCTTCAGTCCCGTGGTCACAATCGAACCACGCAGGCGCAAATTTCACCGTCCAATCGGACTGCGTATTCCGCTCCCGCCGTCCTGGCGTGAGAGCCCTCGTGATGCCGGCGAGGGTGACACCACCAGCCTGCGCCTCCTCTGCAGTGTCATTG GTGGGACAGCACCTGCTCAGTGGGAGGACATCACCGGAACAACCAAGCTGATGTATGCAAACAGCTGTGCCAATTTTACAACGAACGTCTCTGCAAG GTTCTGGCTCGCAGATTGTCCCCGCACGGCAGAGGCCGTGACCTTCGCCAACCTTTTGTACCGGGAACTGATGGCCGTGCCTTACATGGCAAAGTTTGTCATCTTTGCAAAGATGAACGAGGCGCGGGAAGGACGCCTGCGTTGTTACTGCATGACCGATGACAAGATGGACAAGACGCTGGAGTTGCACGAAAACTTCACCGAAGTGGCACGGAGTCGAGACATCGAG CTAATGGAGGGTATGCCGCTGCATCTGGAATGCTCCGGGAACCTGGTGCCAATCAGGAAAGCCACACAGCAGCCTCGCACCTTCAGCTTCCAGGCCTTCAGGGATAACCGGCTGCCCGTTTCTGTCAAG GTCAGAGACAGCAACAAGGATGCCACAGGGTTTTTGTCCTTCCTGCGAAAGTGCACCAAGTATGAGGATGCTCAGCATGTGCTATGCAACCTCAACATAGCAATGCCACCCTGCATCAAG gtTGTCGGAAGTGAAGAACGCAGGAGAACTTTAACACCTCTCGCCCTGAGGGAGCGCTACAGTGCTCTGAATGAGCCCAGTTTGG CCACAGTGAATGCAATGGAAAGGACTGAGGTCAAGATCAACATCATATCGGAGCAACTGGGTTTAAGTTGGGCAG AGTTGGCACGAGAGCTTCAGTTTGGCGTCGATGACATCAACAGGATCCGCGTGGAGAACCCCAACTCTCTGCTGGACCAGAGCCTCGCCTTGCTCAACCTCTGGGTTGCTAGAGAGGGCAAGAGGGCAAAGA TGGAGAGTCTGTACACTGCTTTGAAGAACATTGACCGTGCAGACATCGTAAGCTCCCTGGAGGCTCAGGCTACACAACTGGCGCCCGGCTCTTCAGAGGAGGGCGCTTGCCGACTGGGCGATCGAGACTCCACCTTGCTGTCGCCCGGTACCATCAATG AGGTTACGGACACAAGGCCATCGCGCCTGGTGCACAAGCCACGAGTTATTAGACCCCCGTTTTTCAGGAGGG GTTATGGGCTGGTTCAGGAGGAGCTGCTGTCTCCGGCCTCCATGCAATACAGTTTGCCTTCTCCTCTTGGTGCAGAGCCCTACTGGCAGGAAGTATCCAGTCTGGAGTGCGCCCCCATCGCCGCCACAGAAGAAGACACTTTGATGGAGATGTCGGACGTCCACGTGTGGCCAACGGGGCTCAGCCCCTCGCTGGTTACGGTGGAAGACTCTTCTTTGGATGGCAGCAGCCGAGCGGACGACTCGGAGGGCGCCACGCTCTCCCTTCCCTGCAGTTTGGGCCGCCCGAGCAGCGGAGCGAGCGGGGCGAGCAGCTCCCTCatggagctggaggaggaagaggaggaggaggaggaggaggaaggggaggttgaggaggaggaggcgccaCTGGAGCCAGTGGGCGCGCTGGCGGAAAGGGACCGGGTCAGAGCCAGTGGCGCCGTTCCCAAGGTCAACTTGAATGGCCAGCTGGGAGGTCAGAGGTCGGACGGGAGGAGAGGGGAAGCTCCCGCgaggggaggaggagccaaaagAGGCGGGGCAGGGCTTGGTTCAGTGGAAGGCATTTGTGTTGTTACAGGCCAGCAGATGTACGCTGAGGCGTCTCCGTTGAGTCGAGTGGGCGAGCACAATGGAGACAACCG GTTGGTTGGGGGCGGAGCTTTTCAACCTTACCTACCTGACAAGGATTCCTTGCAGGGCTGGGTGGGCTCAGTATCAACGGGACGGAACAAGAGCGCGCCAGGCCTGCACGCCGCCCAGGaggctctgctgactccggtgtGTGACACAGCTTACTCACAGGTGCTGCGTGAGCACCTCCTGCGGGGCAAGGGGCTGGGCTTCTCTTACCGGCAGACAGGGGAGCGTGCGTGGGAACAGGAGTGGAGGCGGGGCAAG AGAGAGGAGAAAGACGACTGTGCTGCTGACGAACGCGGGAGCACTCTCAATCGAAAG GACAAGAGAGCCACCGCCAAAGCTTCCTCCACAAAACCATGTCCAGAGCGCAAAGGAAAGTGA